A stretch of Telopea speciosissima isolate NSW1024214 ecotype Mountain lineage chromosome 11, Tspe_v1, whole genome shotgun sequence DNA encodes these proteins:
- the LOC122645788 gene encoding exonuclease 1, which produces MGISNLLKFIKPFIEPVHIKKYAGKRVGIDAYSWLYKGAYSCSMELCLDSEGNAKSRYLQYFMHRINLLRHYKITPIVVFDGGNIPCKSATENERQRRKEANLALAKEKLHQGEVNAAIELFQRAVSITPCMAHRLIQILRSEGIEFVVAPCEADAQLAYLSSLEPEQGGIVAVITEDSDLLAYGCPAIIFKMDRYGNGEEIVLEKVFNSGTGLSPSFRNFNKELFTGICVLAGCDFLPSVPGIGIKRAYSLVSKYRNLDSVLSVMKFNKHNQMPEDYAKSFREAVAVFQHARIFDAGTKTIKHLKPLPEKLLQSLDGNLDFLGPDIPSSVATAIAEGHLDPITMEAFDNLQNAESFLDPIATQASDQVLRAEIQVVVSTQESCFSLFSSCETTGKRNTDTEQKVTLDKRNYLREAVILEKLITPLEFHQKVDDIVEKREFPDNNPFKKRKVADFQLEQMQTTTDQASKVIDAEESDKVRERREFLKNPFKKIKLDLQLEQRPTATEQVSEVIDVDELDEISGTPESQKSVKSKPMTLVIPNKRKEGNKKRLNSKISCKSSEHRSYSILNFFTRL; this is translated from the exons ATGGGTATCTCGAATCTTCTCAAATTCATCAAGCCTTTTATCGAACCAGTTCACATTAAAAAATACGCCGGCAAACGT GTTGGGATTGATGCTTATTCATGGCTTTACAAAGGAG CTTATTCATGCAGCATGGAGCTGTGTCTCGATTCTGAGGGCAATGCAAAATCTCGTTATTTGCAGTACTTTATGCATCGAATCAATCTACTTCGTCACTACAAGATCACACCGATTGTTGTTTTTGATGGCGGGAATATCCCATGTAAGTCAGCCACTGAGAATGAACGACAAAG GAGAAAAGAAGCTAATCTTGCTTTGGCAAAGGAAAAACTCCATCAAGGTGAAGTTAATGCTGCCATTGAGTTATTCCAG AGAGCTGTCAGTATTACTCCATGCATGGCACATCGATTGATTCAG ATTCTTAGGTCAGAAGGCATCGAATTTGTAGTTGCTCCATGTGAGGCTGATGCACAATTGGCATATTTGTCAAGCCTTGAACCTGAACAAGGTGGAATTGTGGCTGTGATTACTGAAGATAGTGATCTGCTGGCCTATGGTTGTCCCGCT ATTATCTTTAAGATGGACCGATATGGCAATGGTGAGGAGATTGTGCTAGAAAAGGTTTTCAATTCTGGCACTGGTTTAAGCCCCTCCTTCCGGAATTTCAATAAAGAATTGTTCACAG GTATATGTGTCTTAGCTGGATGTGATTTCCTTCCATCTGTACCTGGAATTGGGATTAAACGAGCCTACTCATTGGTTTCTAAGTATAGAAACTTGGACTCG GTTTTGTCTGTGATGAAGTTTAACAAGCACAATCAAATGCCTGAAGATTATGCAAAGTCTTTTAGAGAGGCAGTTGCAGTATTTCAGCATGCCAGAAT ATTTGATGCTGGCACTAAGACGATAAAACACTTGAAACCTCTACCTGAAAAGCTTTTGCAATCTCTAGATGGCAATCTGGATTTCCTGGGACC AGACATCCCATCATCAGTAGCAACTGCCATTGCTGAAGGTCACTTAGATCCAATCACcatggaagcctttgataacTTACAGAATGCTGAAAGCTTTCTGGACCCAATTGCAACTCAAGCTTCTGATCAAGTCCTAAGAGCTGAGATCCAGGTGGTGGTATCTACGCAAGAGAGCTGCTTCTCCTTGTTTTCCTCTTGTGAAACAACAGGAAAAAGGAATACAG ATACAGAGCAGAAGGTGACTTTGGATAAGAGGAACTATTTGAGGGAAGCTGTTATTCTTGAAAAACTAATCACCCCTTTGGAATTCCATCAGAaggttgatgacattgtagaaaaaagagaatttcCAGACAACAACCccttcaagaaaagaaaagttgcTGATTTTCAGTTGGAACAAATGCAAACCACCACTGACCAAGCTTCAAAGGTGATAGATGCTGAAGAATCAGATAAGgttagagaaagaagagagttTCTCAAAAACCcattcaagaaaataaaacttgaTTTGCAGTTGGAGCAGAGACCGACAGCCACTGAACAAGTTTCAGAGGTGATAGATGTAGATGAGTTGGATGAGATCAGTGGTACCCCAGAGTCTCAAAAAAGTGTGAAGTCTAAGCCTATGACTCTGGTCATCCCTaacaagagaaaagagggaaataAGAAGAGATTAAATAGTAAGATCAGTTGCAAGAGTTCTGAACATAGAAGTTATAGCATTCTCAATTTCTTTACTCGATTGTAG
- the LOC122645791 gene encoding heavy metal-associated isoprenylated plant protein 21-like, producing MGALDYLSNFCTVTSISIRSRSKRKPMQTVDIKVKMDCDGCERRVKHAVSSMKGVKSVEINRKQSRLKVSGYIDPNKVLKRIKRRTGKKAEFWPYVPYNLVYYPYVSQAYDKRAPAGFVRNVAQALPTPNAIEEKFTSLFSDDNPNACSIM from the exons atgggagCTCTTGACTATCTGTCTAACTTTTGCACTGTTACCAGCATAAGCATAAGAAGCAGAAGCAAACGCAAACCAATGCAG ACAGTGGATATCAAGGTGAAAATGGACTGTGATGGCTGTGAAAGAAGAGTTAAACATGCTGTTTCCTCCATGAAAG GAGTGAAATCCGTGGAGATAAACAGAAAACAAAGCCGGCTTAAAGTTTCAGGCTACATAGATCCTAATAAAGTCTTGAAGAGAATTAAAAGAAGAACAGGAAAGAAAGCTGAATTCTGGCCTTATGTTCCTTATAATTTGGTGTATTACCCATATGTTTCTCAGGCCTATGACAAAAGGGCACCGGCCGGATTTGTCCGGAACGTTGCTCAGGCGCTTCCGACCCCGAATGCAATCGAAGAGAAGTTTACATCGTTGTTCAGTGATGATAACCCGAATGCATGCTCCATTATGTAA